From a region of the Panicum virgatum strain AP13 chromosome 2K, P.virgatum_v5, whole genome shotgun sequence genome:
- the LOC120675316 gene encoding histone-lysine N-methyltransferase ASHH3-like isoform X2 has protein sequence MARVGSSSSGRGVDMPTQVESIFEQLISKIEAADFDPRPLLKQCHALGRYEPIKRNVYHIKRRTEDYGIFCSCKPSSGSSVMCGKDCHCGMLFSCCSSSCECDNTCANKPFQHRPLKNTKLIKTEKCGFGLVAEDEIKKGEFVVEYVGEVIDDRTCEKRLWQMKRLSDTNFYLCEVSSNMVIDATDKGNMSRFINHSCEPNTEMQKWTVDGETRVGIFALRDIEKGEELTYDYKFVQFGADQDCHCGSSYCRKMLGTTKSLNSLLLRNGYSVNSHNQYVKKKKRKTRRENCIQQFLRLWHPRQQMYVGCWIIDFDQETKIHTFTDLHVEKFNLKEEEWHFLLVDSSDEE, from the exons ATGGCCCGCGTGGGCTCGTCTTCCTCAGGGCGCGGTGTGGATATGCCCACG CAAGTTGAGAGCATCTTTGAGCAATTGATCAGCAAGATAGAAGCTGCAGATTTTGATCCGCGACCCTTGTTGAAACAATGTCATGCGTTAGGCCGCTATGAACCGATCAAGCGGA ATGTATACCACATTAAGAGACGCACTGAAGATTATGGCATTTTCTGTTCTTGCAAGCCTTCGTCTGGTTCATCAGTTATGTGTGGCAAAGACTGCCATTGTGG GATGCTGTTCTCTTGTTGTTCATCAAGCTGTGAATGTGATAACACTTGTGCCAACAAACCATTCCAGCACAGACCTCTGAAGAATACCAAATTGATTAAG ACAGAGAAATGTGGATTTGGATTGGTAGCTGAGGATGAAATAAAGAAAGGAGAATTTGTTGTAGAATATGTGGGGGAAG TTATTGATGACAGAACATGCGAGAAAAGATTATGGCAAATGAAAAGGCTGAGTGACACTAACTTCTACCTTTGTGAGGTCAGTAGCAATATGGTCATTGATGCTACAGACAAGGGAAACATGTCCCGATTTATAAACCATAGTTGTGAACCAAACACAGAGATGCAGAAATG GACTGTTGATGGAGAGACCAGAGTTGGAATCTTTGCTCTTCGTGACATAGAGAAAGGGGAGGAGCTGACTTATGACTATAA ATTTGTCCAGTTTGGAGCAGATCAAGATTGTCATTGTGGATCTTCATACTGCCGAAAAATGCTTGGAACAACAAAGTCACTCAACTCACTGCTTCTTCGAAATGGCTATTCAGTTAACTCACATAATCAGTAtgtcaagaagaaaaaaaggaaaacaaggcgTGAGAATTGCATTCAACAGTTTCTTCGTTTGTGGCATCCACGGCAACAAAT GTATGTTGGATGTTGGATAATTGACTTTGATCAAGAAACTAAAATACATACT TTTACCGACCTCCATGTCGAGAAGTTTAATTTGAAAGAAGAAGAGTGGCACTTCTTACTG GTTGATTCATCAGATGAAGAGTGA
- the LOC120675316 gene encoding histone-lysine N-methyltransferase ASHH3-like isoform X1, translating into MARVGSSSSGRGVDMPTQVESIFEQLISKIEAADFDPRPLLKQCHALGRYEPIKRNVYHIKRRTEDYGIFCSCKPSSGSSVMCGKDCHCGMLFSCCSSSCECDNTCANKPFQHRPLKNTKLIKTEKCGFGLVAEDEIKKGEFVVEYVGEVIDDRTCEKRLWQMKRLSDTNFYLCEVSSNMVIDATDKGNMSRFINHSCEPNTEMQKWTVDGETRVGIFALRDIEKGEELTYDYKFVQFGADQDCHCGSSYCRKMLGTTKSLNSLLLRNGYSVNSHNQYVKKKKRKTRRENCIQQFLRLWHPRQQMYVGCWIIDFDQETKIHTLQFTDLHVEKFNLKEEEWHFLLVDSSDEE; encoded by the exons ATGGCCCGCGTGGGCTCGTCTTCCTCAGGGCGCGGTGTGGATATGCCCACG CAAGTTGAGAGCATCTTTGAGCAATTGATCAGCAAGATAGAAGCTGCAGATTTTGATCCGCGACCCTTGTTGAAACAATGTCATGCGTTAGGCCGCTATGAACCGATCAAGCGGA ATGTATACCACATTAAGAGACGCACTGAAGATTATGGCATTTTCTGTTCTTGCAAGCCTTCGTCTGGTTCATCAGTTATGTGTGGCAAAGACTGCCATTGTGG GATGCTGTTCTCTTGTTGTTCATCAAGCTGTGAATGTGATAACACTTGTGCCAACAAACCATTCCAGCACAGACCTCTGAAGAATACCAAATTGATTAAG ACAGAGAAATGTGGATTTGGATTGGTAGCTGAGGATGAAATAAAGAAAGGAGAATTTGTTGTAGAATATGTGGGGGAAG TTATTGATGACAGAACATGCGAGAAAAGATTATGGCAAATGAAAAGGCTGAGTGACACTAACTTCTACCTTTGTGAGGTCAGTAGCAATATGGTCATTGATGCTACAGACAAGGGAAACATGTCCCGATTTATAAACCATAGTTGTGAACCAAACACAGAGATGCAGAAATG GACTGTTGATGGAGAGACCAGAGTTGGAATCTTTGCTCTTCGTGACATAGAGAAAGGGGAGGAGCTGACTTATGACTATAA ATTTGTCCAGTTTGGAGCAGATCAAGATTGTCATTGTGGATCTTCATACTGCCGAAAAATGCTTGGAACAACAAAGTCACTCAACTCACTGCTTCTTCGAAATGGCTATTCAGTTAACTCACATAATCAGTAtgtcaagaagaaaaaaaggaaaacaaggcgTGAGAATTGCATTCAACAGTTTCTTCGTTTGTGGCATCCACGGCAACAAAT GTATGTTGGATGTTGGATAATTGACTTTGATCAAGAAACTAAAATACATACT CTGCAGTTTACCGACCTCCATGTCGAGAAGTTTAATTTGAAAGAAGAAGAGTGGCACTTCTTACTG GTTGATTCATCAGATGAAGAGTGA